Proteins from one Falco naumanni isolate bFalNau1 chromosome 10, bFalNau1.pat, whole genome shotgun sequence genomic window:
- the TSHZ2 gene encoding teashirt homolog 2, with protein MPRRKQQAPKRAAGYVQEEDLKEEEDIKEEEEDDDDNNSTAQLQGSNDTGTDEEHEVGPEQKGNFSYQNSPVSHISNQDAENESLLSDGSDHVADIKSICSREPQDPKTSTHPKAQNEAHDCMDKMTAVYANILSDSYWTGLGLGFKLSNSEKRSCDNRNGGNKADFDWHQDALSKSLQQNLPSRPVSKPNLFSSVQLYRQSSKMCGTVFTGASRFRCRQCSAAYDTLVELTVHMNETGHYQDDNHKKDKHRPTSYSKPRKRAFQDMDKEDAQKVLKCMFCGDSFDSLQDLSVHMIKTKHYQKVPLKEPVPTISSKMVTPAKKRVFDVNRPCSPDSTTGSFSDTFSPQKNVNLQLSSNNRYGYQNGASYTWQFEACKSQILKCMECGSSHDTLQQLTTHMMVTGHFLKVTSSASKKGKQLVLDPLAVEKMQSLSEAPASDSPVSKSTSKSSAECIAPTSELKKESKKDKVDDANKDEKVKTEEYEDTLQKPLDPTMKYQYLREEDLEDGSKGGGDILKSLENTVTTAINKAQNGAPSWSAYPSIHAAYQLSEGAKPSLPAGSQVLQIRPTITNKLRPIAPKWKVMPLVPISANVAQCTQVKKETDDREEVQKDYAKEGIQAEPASLSQSEREPLLKSEASAEPKKTEPCPLKEENKIKEDSGKEKPVLKEPTAASLSNGCAAANHSSELPCVNPLSALQSVLNNHLGKATEPLQPQSNSSPSSSTISMFHKPNLNMMEKPVLSPAPTPQKPASVSRHYLFENNDQPIDLTKSKGKKAESAQAQSCTSPPQKHALSDIADMVKVLPKATTPKPAASSRIPSMKLEIDVRRFEDVSTEVSTLHKRKGRQSNWNPQHLLILQAQFASSLFQTSEGKYLLSDLGPQERMQISKFTGLSMTTISHWLANVKYQLRKTGGTKFLKNMDKGHPVFYCSDCASQFRTPSTYISHLESHLGFQMKDMNRLAVEQQTKVEQEISRVSVQRSPETIAGEEDTDSKFKCKLCCRTFASKHAVKLHLSKTHSKSPEHHSQFVAEVDEE; from the coding sequence GTTATGTCCAAGAGGAAGAtttaaaggaagaggaagatataaaggaggaggaagaggatgatgaCGACAACAACTCAACTGCTCAGCTCCAGGGCAGCAATGACACTGGCACGGATGAGGAACACGAAGTGGGCCCTGAGCAGAAAGGGAACTTTAGTTACCAGAATTCCCCTGTCAGTCATATATCTAACCAGGATGCAGAAAATGAATCACTACTAAGTGACGGTAGTGACCATGTGGCAGatattaaaagcatttgctCTAGAGAGCCACAGGACCCAAAAACCAGCACCCACCCCAAAGCCCAGAATGAAGCACACGATTGCATGGATAAAATGACAGCAGTCTATGCCAACATACTGTCAGACTCTTACTGGACAGGCTTAGGGCTGGGTTTCAAGTTGTCTAACTCTGAAAAGAGGAGTTGTGACAACAGAAATGGAGGGAACAAAGCTGATTTTGATTGGCACCAAGATGCACTGTCAAAAAGCTTGCAGCAGAATTTACCTTCCAGACCTGTCTCGAAACCCAACCTGTTCAGCTCGGTCCAGCTCtacaggcagagcagcaaaatGTGTGGAACTGTGTTCACGGGCGCCAGCCGGTTCCGGTGCCGGCAGTGCAGCGCTGCCTATGACACACTGGTAGAACTAACGGTTCATATGAATGAGACAGGTCACTACCAAGATGACAACCATAAAAAGGACAAGCACAGACCTACCAGCTACTCAAAGCCCCGAAAAAGGGCTTTCCAGGACATGGACAAGGAAGATGCACAAAAAGTTCTGAAATGTATGTTCTGTGGTGACTCTTTTGATTCTCTTCAAGATCTGAGCGTTCAtatgataaaaacaaaacattaccAAAAAGTGCCTTTGAAGGAGCCGGTACCAACCATTTCTTCAAAAATGGTCACTCCAGCAAAGAAACGTGTGTTTGATGTTAACAGGCCTTGTTCCCCCGATTCCACGACAGGGTCTTTCTCAGATACTTTTTCTCCTCAGAAGAACGTGAACCTGCAGTTATCGTCTAACAACCGCTATGGCTACCAGAATGGCGCCAGCTATACGTGGCAGTTTGAGGCCTGCAAATCCCAGATTTTGAAGTGTATGGAATGTGGAAGTTCCCATGATACCTTGCAGCAGCTCACGACCCACATGATGGTCACTGGCCATTTCTTGAAAGTCACAAGTTCAGcttcaaagaaaggaaagcaactTGTTCTGGATCCTTTAGCTGTGGAAAAAATGCAATCACTGTCTGAAGCACCAGCCAGTGACAGCCCAGTTTCAAAGTCAACCAGTAAATCATCTGCAGAATGCATAGCTCCCACCtctgaactaaaaaaagaaagtaaaaaagataaAGTGGATGATGCAAACAAAGATGAGAAAGTAAAAACTGAAGAGTATGAGGACACTCTTCAGAAACCACTGGATCCCACAATGAAATACCAGTACCTCAGAGAAGAAGATTTAGAAGATGGTTCAAAGGGTGGTGGGGACATTTTAAAGTCCTTGGAGAACACTGTCACAACAGCCATCAATAAAGCTCAAAATGGAGCTCCCAGCTGGAGTGCATATCCCAGCATCCATGCAGCTTACCAGCTCTCAGAAGGAGCTAAGCCGTCTCTGCCTGCGGGTTCCCAAGTACTGCAGATCAGGCCAACAATCACCAATAAACTGAGGCCCATAGCTCCAAAGTGGAAGGTCATGCCTCTGGTCCCTATCTCAGCAAACGTGGCCCAGTGCACTCAAGTAAAGAAGGAAACCGATGACAGGGAGGAGGTACAGAAGGACTATGCTAAAGAGGGCATCCAAGCCGAGCCTGCCTCACTCAGCCAGAGCGAGAGAGAACCTCTCCTCAAATCCGAAGCCTCTGCGGAGCCAAAAAAGACAGAGCCATGTcccttgaaagaagaaaacaaaattaaagaggacagtggaaaagaaaagccagtcCTTAAGGAACCAACAGCAGCTTCTCTTAGCAATGGTTGTGCTGCTGCCAACCATTCGTCTGAACTGCCTTGTGTCAACCCCCTCAGTGCGCTGCAGTCGGTACTGAATAACCACTTGGGCAAAGCCACTGAGCCTTTACAGCCTCAATCCAactccagccccagctctaGCACAATTTCTATGTTCCACAAACCTAACTTAAATATGATGGAGAAGCCAGTTTTATCTCCTGCTCCAACCCCACAAAAGCCTGCAAGTGTATCCAGGCActatttgtttgaaaacaatgaTCAGCCTATTGACCTGACCAAATCCAAAGGCAAGAAAGCTGAGTCAGCTCAAGCACAATCTTGTACTTCTCCACCTCAAAAACATGCTCTATCTGACATCGCTGACATGGTCAAAGTTCTTCCCAAAGCTACTACACCAAAACCTGCTGCATCTTCAAGGATCCCATCTATGAAACTGGAAATAGATGTCCGACGCTTTGAGGATGTCTCAACAGAAGTCTCCACTCTGCATAAAAGGAAGGGCAGACAGTCAAACTGGAACCCTCAGCATCTTCTCATTTTGCAAGCTCAGTTTGCTTCCAGCCTCTTCCAGACATCTGAAGGTAAATATTTATTATCAGATCTAGGCCCACAAGAGCGCATGCAGATTTCGAAATTCACTGGACTGTCAATGACCACCATCAGCCATTGGCTGGCAAATGTCAAGTATCAACTTAGGAAAACCGGAGGAACaaagtttttgaaaaacatgGACAAAGGACATCCAGTCTTTTATTGCAGCGACTGTGCATCTCAGTTTCGAACCCCATCTACTTACATTAGCCACTTAGAATCTCATCTAGGTTTCCAAATGAAAGACATGAACAGGCTGGCTGTGGAGCAGCAAACCAAGGTAGAGCAAGAAATCTCCAGAGTTTCAGTTCAAAGATCTCCTGAA